The Streptomyces sp. NBC_01268 genome window below encodes:
- a CDS encoding NADP-dependent succinic semialdehyde dehydrogenase, with product MGIATVNPATGETLRTYEAHGPAEIERRIDAAHETYRQYRTTPFAERARLMRAAAALLDEDSDDIARTMTTEMGKPIAAARAEAAKCAKAMRWYAEHAEALLADEHPDEHDVQDAGADTARVHYRPLGTVLAVMPWNFPLWQVIRFAAPALMAGNTGLLKHASNVPQTALYLGELFRRAGFPEGCFQTLLIGSGAVEGVLRDPRIVAATLTGSEPAGRSVAAIAGDEVKKTVLELGGSDPYIVMPSADVPRAVKTAVTARVQNNGQSCIAAKRFIVHRDVYDDFAERFTAAMNALTVGDPLDEDTDVGPLATEQGRTDLETLVDDAVRRGVTVLCGGARPEELPRGWYYRPTVLTGITPEMRIHREETFGPVATLYPVADIEEAVAVANDSPFGLSSNVWTRKDEDVAFFVRDLEAGGVFVNGMTASHPALPFGGVKRSGYGRELSGHGIREFCNATTVWQRG from the coding sequence ATGGGCATCGCCACCGTGAACCCGGCGACCGGCGAGACGCTGCGCACCTACGAGGCCCACGGGCCCGCCGAGATCGAGCGCCGGATCGACGCCGCCCACGAGACGTACCGCCAGTACCGCACCACGCCCTTCGCCGAGCGGGCCCGGCTGATGCGGGCCGCCGCCGCCCTCCTCGACGAGGACAGCGACGACATCGCCCGCACCATGACCACGGAGATGGGCAAGCCGATCGCCGCCGCCCGCGCCGAGGCGGCCAAGTGCGCCAAGGCGATGCGCTGGTACGCGGAACACGCCGAGGCCCTGCTCGCCGACGAGCACCCCGACGAACACGACGTCCAGGACGCGGGCGCCGACACGGCCCGGGTGCACTACCGTCCGCTCGGCACGGTCCTCGCCGTCATGCCGTGGAACTTCCCGCTCTGGCAGGTGATCCGGTTCGCCGCGCCCGCGCTGATGGCCGGGAACACCGGGCTCCTCAAGCACGCCTCGAACGTCCCCCAGACCGCCCTGTACCTCGGCGAGCTGTTCCGCCGGGCCGGCTTCCCCGAAGGCTGCTTCCAGACCCTGCTCATCGGCTCCGGCGCCGTCGAGGGCGTCCTGCGCGACCCGCGGATCGTCGCCGCCACCCTCACCGGCAGCGAACCGGCCGGCCGCTCCGTCGCCGCCATCGCCGGGGACGAGGTGAAGAAGACCGTCCTGGAGCTGGGCGGCAGCGACCCGTACATCGTCATGCCCTCCGCCGACGTGCCCCGCGCGGTCAAGACCGCCGTCACCGCCCGCGTGCAGAACAACGGGCAGTCCTGCATCGCGGCCAAGCGGTTCATCGTCCACCGGGACGTCTACGACGACTTCGCCGAGCGCTTCACCGCCGCCATGAACGCGCTCACCGTCGGCGACCCCCTCGACGAGGACACCGACGTCGGCCCCCTCGCCACCGAACAGGGCCGCACCGACCTGGAGACCCTCGTCGACGACGCCGTACGCCGAGGGGTCACCGTCCTGTGCGGGGGCGCCCGCCCCGAGGAGCTGCCCCGCGGCTGGTACTACCGGCCGACCGTGCTCACCGGCATCACCCCGGAGATGCGCATCCACCGCGAGGAGACCTTCGGCCCCGTCGCCACCCTCTACCCCGTCGCCGACATCGAGGAAGCCGTCGCGGTCGCCAACGACTCCCCCTTCGGGCTCAGTTCGAACGTGTGGACCCGCAAGGACGAGGACGTCGCCTTCTTCGTGCGCGACCTGGAGGCCGGCGGCGTCTTCGTCAACGGCATGACCGCCTCCCACCCCGCGTTGCCCTTCGGCGGCGTGAAGCGCTCCGGGTACGGACGCGAGCTCTCCGGCCACGGCATCCGCGAGTTCTGCAACGCGACCACGGTCTGGCAGCGCGGCTGA
- a CDS encoding ThuA domain-containing protein — protein MSDTRDVLVYTRTAGYRHDSIPAGAAALVGLAAAAGRPAETTEDPGVFTPARLARCAAVVLLSTTGTVLTEAGRAALEAYVRGGGGLLAVHAAANAEPDWPFYGELLGTRFDGHPELQPGAVCVDAPGHPATACLPARWQWTDEWYNFTSNPRGTGVRVLARGDETAYRGGTLGADHPLVWSRETGPGGGRFLFTALGHASEAYADPAFRAHLAGALHWVTGG, from the coding sequence GTGAGCGACACCAGGGACGTCCTCGTCTACACCCGTACCGCCGGCTACCGGCACGACTCGATCCCCGCCGGAGCCGCGGCGCTCGTCGGGCTCGCCGCCGCCGCGGGCCGCCCCGCCGAGACCACCGAGGACCCCGGCGTCTTCACCCCCGCCCGCCTCGCCCGCTGCGCCGCCGTCGTCCTCCTGTCGACCACCGGCACCGTCCTCACCGAAGCGGGCCGCGCCGCCCTCGAAGCGTACGTACGCGGCGGCGGCGGGCTCCTCGCCGTGCACGCCGCCGCCAACGCCGAACCCGACTGGCCCTTCTACGGCGAACTGCTCGGCACCCGCTTCGACGGCCACCCCGAGCTCCAGCCGGGCGCCGTGTGCGTGGACGCCCCCGGCCACCCGGCGACGGCCTGCCTGCCGGCCCGCTGGCAGTGGACCGACGAGTGGTACAACTTCACCTCCAACCCCCGGGGCACCGGCGTCCGCGTGCTCGCCCGCGGCGACGAGACCGCCTACCGGGGCGGCACCCTCGGCGCCGACCACCCCCTCGTGTGGTCCCGCGAGACCGGACCGGGTGGCGGCCGCTTCCTGTTCACCGCCCTCGGCCACGCCTCGGAGGCCTACGCGGACCCCGCCTTCCGCGCCCACCTGGCGGGCGCCCTCCACTGGGTCACGGGCGGCTGA
- a CDS encoding TetR/AcrR family transcriptional regulator — protein MPKGVTGRRPRTRAALLKAALETFAEHGFHAASIEQICERAGFTRGAYYSNFASKEELFLALFDEHSERIVRRLAESVDALGPEDYPLERVAELASRVEPDERDWYLVSTEFTLHAIRDPQAAWVLARHDARLRTEIARAIELVLRRSGRELTVDADRFARMVVALREGGLAQSYVEPAALPPGTLERDFLAPLLASCTRPV, from the coding sequence GTGCCGAAGGGTGTCACCGGGCGCCGGCCGCGTACCCGCGCGGCCCTTCTGAAGGCTGCTCTGGAGACCTTCGCCGAGCACGGGTTCCACGCCGCCTCGATCGAGCAGATCTGCGAGCGGGCCGGATTCACGCGCGGCGCGTACTACTCGAACTTCGCCAGCAAGGAAGAGCTCTTCCTCGCCCTCTTCGACGAGCACAGCGAGCGGATCGTGCGCCGCCTCGCCGAGTCGGTCGACGCGCTCGGACCCGAGGACTACCCGCTGGAACGGGTCGCGGAGCTGGCTTCCCGGGTGGAGCCGGACGAGCGCGACTGGTACCTGGTCAGCACGGAGTTCACCCTGCACGCCATCCGAGATCCCCAGGCGGCCTGGGTGCTCGCCCGGCACGACGCCCGGCTGCGCACCGAGATCGCCCGCGCGATCGAGCTCGTCCTGCGCCGGTCCGGACGTGAACTGACCGTCGACGCCGACCGGTTCGCCCGGATGGTGGTGGCCCTGCGCGAGGGCGGACTCGCGCAGAGCTATGTCGAACCGGCCGCCCTGCCGCCGGGGACGCTCGAACGGGACTTCCTGGCCCCGTTGTTGGCGTCCTGCACCCGCCCGGTCTGA
- a CDS encoding FHA domain-containing protein: MGERPVAPAAPELVLEIGGDATVMNPSRVYRIGRDPTSDFVLADARTSWHHAVLRAAGGRWTVEDEDSTNGTFADDRRVHLSSVGPGTVIRFGHPSDGPVAVLSTAAPPEAAPALPPAVSYPDRTGTFRQPTSVRPLPVRSVRIGRAPDNDLVVDDLTVSRRHAELRAAPDGTYWIQDLGSHNGTFLNGSPVDRARVTAEDIVGIGHCAFCLIGGDLVEFTDTGEVSLDVAQLAVTVDHGRKTLLDDVSFPVGQKCLLAVVGPSGAGKSTLLGALTGQRPADRGTVLYDGRDLYRDYAELRQRIGLVPQDDILHLQLTVRRALSYAAELRFPEDTAADERRARVDEVIGELGLVERAGQPIHSLSGGQRKRVSVALELLTKPSLLFLDEPTSGLDPGMDRSVMHMLRGLADDGRTVIVVTHSVLSLDVCDRLLVLAPGGRVAYYGPPDETLGFFGFDQWPEAFEAFENDRDRDWAGQYRASRFHRQYIDEAMERPGPATPGAPTAPAPPPKAQSWWSQLRTLVRRYTAALAADRTFLAIMIALPFVMGAMARALSEGSLGPESTLNVLLILCVGGVLTGAANAVRELVKERTIYRRERAVGLSRSAYLMSKVVVLGAITIVQAVVLTLVALIGVPLNVPDGKGVLMPPLVELTLAVALLAFTAMMLGLFVSALVRKEEVTMPLLVLLAIVQVVFCGALLNVRGTPVLEQLAWLVPSRWAFAAMGATIDIGAVAPSEKTADPLMNHTVGAWLFDMGMLVVLCVVLGFVVARLLRRHEPVVMRR, translated from the coding sequence ATGGGAGAGCGGCCCGTCGCGCCCGCCGCGCCCGAGCTGGTCCTGGAGATCGGCGGGGACGCGACCGTGATGAACCCGAGCCGCGTCTATCGCATCGGACGCGACCCCACCAGCGACTTCGTCCTGGCCGACGCCAGGACGTCGTGGCACCACGCCGTGCTGAGGGCGGCCGGCGGACGGTGGACCGTCGAGGACGAGGACAGCACGAACGGCACCTTCGCCGACGACCGGCGGGTGCATCTGAGCTCCGTCGGCCCCGGCACGGTCATCCGCTTCGGGCATCCGTCCGACGGGCCGGTGGCGGTCCTGTCGACGGCGGCGCCGCCGGAGGCCGCGCCCGCCCTCCCGCCCGCCGTCTCGTATCCCGACCGTACGGGCACCTTCCGGCAGCCGACCTCCGTGCGGCCGCTGCCCGTGCGCAGCGTCCGGATCGGACGGGCGCCCGACAACGACCTGGTCGTCGACGACCTGACGGTCTCCCGGCGGCACGCCGAGCTGCGGGCGGCGCCGGACGGCACGTACTGGATCCAGGACCTCGGCAGCCACAACGGCACCTTCCTGAACGGCAGCCCGGTCGACCGGGCCCGGGTGACGGCGGAGGACATCGTCGGCATCGGGCACTGCGCGTTCTGCCTCATCGGCGGCGACCTCGTCGAGTTCACCGACACCGGCGAGGTCTCCCTCGACGTGGCCCAGCTCGCCGTCACCGTCGACCACGGCCGCAAGACCCTGCTCGACGACGTCTCGTTCCCGGTCGGCCAGAAGTGCCTGCTGGCCGTCGTCGGCCCGTCCGGCGCGGGCAAGTCGACCCTGCTCGGGGCGCTCACCGGGCAGCGGCCCGCCGACCGGGGCACCGTGCTCTACGACGGCCGCGACCTGTACCGGGACTACGCGGAGCTGCGCCAGCGCATCGGCCTCGTCCCGCAGGACGACATCCTGCACCTCCAGCTCACCGTGCGCCGGGCCCTCTCGTACGCCGCCGAGCTGCGCTTCCCCGAGGACACGGCGGCGGACGAGCGGCGCGCGCGGGTGGACGAGGTGATCGGGGAGCTGGGTCTGGTGGAGCGGGCGGGGCAGCCGATCCACAGCCTCTCCGGAGGGCAGCGCAAACGGGTCAGTGTGGCCCTGGAGCTGCTCACCAAGCCCTCGCTGCTCTTCCTGGACGAGCCGACCTCCGGTCTCGACCCGGGCATGGACCGTTCGGTGATGCACATGCTGCGCGGCCTCGCCGACGACGGGCGCACCGTCATCGTCGTCACGCACAGCGTGCTGAGCCTGGACGTCTGCGACCGGCTGCTCGTCCTCGCGCCGGGCGGCCGGGTCGCCTACTACGGCCCGCCCGACGAGACGCTCGGCTTCTTCGGCTTCGACCAGTGGCCGGAGGCGTTCGAGGCCTTCGAGAACGACCGGGACCGCGACTGGGCCGGCCAGTACCGTGCCTCGCGCTTCCACCGGCAGTACATCGACGAGGCCATGGAGCGGCCCGGACCCGCCACCCCCGGCGCTCCGACCGCCCCCGCGCCGCCGCCGAAGGCCCAGAGCTGGTGGTCGCAGCTGCGGACGCTGGTGCGCCGCTACACGGCCGCCCTGGCCGCCGACCGGACCTTCCTCGCCATCATGATCGCGCTGCCGTTCGTCATGGGCGCGATGGCGCGGGCGCTGTCGGAGGGCAGCCTCGGCCCCGAGTCGACGCTGAACGTCCTGCTGATCCTGTGCGTCGGCGGTGTGCTCACCGGGGCCGCGAACGCCGTGCGGGAGCTGGTCAAGGAGCGCACCATCTACCGCCGGGAGAGAGCCGTCGGGCTGTCGCGCTCGGCGTACCTCATGTCCAAGGTGGTGGTCCTCGGGGCGATCACGATCGTGCAGGCCGTGGTCCTGACGCTGGTCGCGCTGATCGGCGTGCCGCTGAACGTGCCGGACGGCAAGGGGGTGCTGATGCCCCCGCTGGTGGAGCTCACCCTGGCCGTCGCCCTGCTCGCCTTCACCGCGATGATGCTCGGCCTCTTCGTCTCCGCCTTGGTGCGCAAGGAGGAGGTGACGATGCCGCTGCTCGTCCTCCTGGCGATCGTGCAGGTGGTGTTCTGCGGGGCCCTGCTGAACGTCCGGGGGACGCCGGTCCTGGAGCAGTTGGCCTGGCTGGTGCCGTCCCGCTGGGCGTTCGCGGCGATGGGGGCGACCATCGACATCGGGGCCGTCGCGCCGAGCGAGAAGACGGCGGACCCGCTGATGAACCACACCGTGGGCGCCTGGCTCTTCGACATGGGGATGCTGGTGGTGCTCTGCGTCGTCCTCGGCTTCGTCGTCGCCCGGCTGCTGCGCCGGCACGAGCCGGTCGTCATGCGGAGGTAG
- a CDS encoding serine/threonine-protein kinase translates to MTAPDLPPDTPPDSPPGRTPGGPTDTAPGAVPDTGGYARLPVGRDSGLIGKRIAGYRVEEEIGRGGMAVVYRAHDLNLERTVALKLLAPELARDDTFRRRFAHESRVAAAIDHPHIVPVFEAGETEGLLYIAMRYVPGQDLRALEDREGALDPVTTGRIAIQVASALDAAHAHDLVHRDVKPGNILVAEGTDRDHPEHVYLTDFGLTKKSLSLTGFTTVGQFVGTLDYVAPEQISGKPVDGRCDVYSLGCVVFEMLTGVVPFRRDDDIAVLWAQQYDPPPPLSEVRDGLPEAADTVLAKALAKAPEERYGTCLEFVTELRAALERGTRAKDPPRETGGGGRAAQGPPPEPPAWARPVFRRIGDAFGP, encoded by the coding sequence ATGACGGCCCCTGACCTGCCACCGGACACACCTCCGGACTCACCGCCGGGCCGGACTCCCGGCGGCCCCACGGACACCGCCCCCGGCGCGGTCCCCGATACGGGCGGCTACGCCCGGTTGCCGGTCGGTCGTGACTCGGGGCTCATCGGCAAGCGGATCGCGGGCTACCGGGTCGAGGAGGAGATCGGGCGCGGCGGCATGGCGGTGGTCTACCGGGCCCATGACCTGAACCTGGAGCGGACCGTGGCCCTCAAGCTGCTCGCTCCGGAGCTGGCGCGCGACGACACCTTCCGCAGGCGTTTCGCGCACGAGTCGCGGGTGGCCGCGGCGATCGACCACCCGCACATCGTGCCGGTCTTCGAGGCGGGCGAGACGGAGGGCCTGCTGTACATCGCGATGCGGTACGTGCCGGGGCAGGACCTGCGGGCCCTGGAGGACCGCGAGGGCGCGCTGGACCCGGTGACGACGGGCCGGATCGCGATCCAGGTGGCGTCCGCCCTGGACGCGGCGCACGCCCACGACCTGGTGCACCGGGACGTGAAGCCGGGCAACATCCTGGTGGCCGAGGGCACCGACCGGGACCATCCGGAGCACGTGTACCTGACCGACTTCGGCCTGACGAAGAAGTCGCTGTCCCTGACGGGGTTCACGACGGTGGGGCAGTTCGTCGGCACGCTCGACTACGTGGCGCCCGAGCAGATCTCCGGCAAGCCGGTGGACGGCCGTTGCGACGTCTACAGCCTGGGCTGCGTGGTCTTCGAGATGCTGACCGGGGTGGTGCCGTTCCGCCGGGACGACGACATCGCGGTGCTGTGGGCGCAGCAGTACGATCCGCCGCCGCCGCTGTCGGAGGTGCGGGACGGGCTGCCGGAGGCGGCTGACACGGTGCTCGCGAAGGCGCTGGCGAAGGCGCCCGAGGAGCGGTACGGCACGTGCCTGGAGTTCGTGACCGAGCTGCGGGCGGCGCTGGAGCGGGGGACGCGCGCGAAGGATCCGCCGCGCGAGACCGGCGGTGGCGGGCGGGCGGCGCAGGGCCCGCCGCCCGAGCCGCCGGCGTGGGCACGGCCGGTGTTCCGGCGGATCGGCGACGCTTTCGGGCCGTGA
- a CDS encoding streptophobe family protein has translation MGEVSNRLPTPPSPSSAERPPGRFARDVALALLAVVAGLLAMGVVAGLGLWAAGAADLPGGAGAFVAVLAAVVVMAAGGQVGLAGEAGDLAGTQAELTAMPLTVTLVGALVTGFCFLRPLRHHAVARTRDLLSLAVPTVLIWLAALAGLSAVARHDFPISIGGGTSEDIGDLGDLFSELLDAVNPSVGFRTDLGPTLFYGLLWILGVLLVALLVSRRTPLPTRLVRHHAAVRPAASAMLLLVLAYVVVGLVIGVVVAATKGHAAQTLAVLLLGLPNVSWLALGVGIGGSWEGRVDGPFGLPMPQILDDVLRGGNGGEDLSTVDLSSLTSYDARAWWLLPIAAVLVLAAAFVAAVRSPARTRLWQHSLHLGIAFALTMLVITPLTLVEARFGLSILGIGELESLGGEVVLRPNVWRTVGFALLWGLVAGFLGALLASPVRRRGEADAPTKP, from the coding sequence GTGGGCGAGGTGAGCAACCGGCTCCCCACCCCACCCAGCCCGTCCTCCGCGGAACGCCCCCCGGGGCGGTTCGCCCGTGACGTGGCCCTGGCCCTCCTGGCGGTCGTCGCCGGCCTCCTGGCGATGGGCGTCGTCGCCGGCCTCGGGCTGTGGGCCGCGGGCGCCGCGGACCTCCCGGGCGGCGCGGGCGCCTTCGTCGCCGTCCTCGCCGCGGTGGTCGTCATGGCCGCGGGCGGCCAGGTCGGCCTCGCGGGAGAGGCCGGCGACCTCGCCGGCACCCAGGCCGAACTCACCGCCATGCCGCTCACCGTCACCCTCGTGGGCGCACTCGTCACCGGCTTCTGCTTCCTGCGCCCACTGCGCCACCACGCCGTCGCCCGCACCCGCGACCTGCTGTCCCTCGCCGTGCCGACCGTCCTGATCTGGCTGGCCGCGCTCGCGGGCCTCTCCGCGGTCGCCCGGCACGACTTCCCGATCAGCATCGGCGGCGGCACCTCCGAGGACATCGGCGACCTCGGAGACCTCTTCAGCGAACTCCTGGACGCCGTGAACCCCTCGGTGGGCTTCCGCACCGACCTCGGCCCCACGCTCTTCTACGGCCTGCTGTGGATCCTCGGAGTCCTCCTCGTCGCCCTCCTCGTCTCCCGCCGCACCCCGCTGCCGACCCGGCTCGTCCGCCACCACGCGGCCGTTCGTCCGGCCGCCTCCGCGATGCTCCTGCTCGTCCTCGCGTACGTGGTGGTCGGCCTCGTGATCGGCGTCGTCGTCGCCGCGACCAAGGGCCACGCGGCCCAGACGCTCGCCGTGCTCCTGCTCGGCCTGCCCAATGTCAGCTGGCTCGCGCTCGGCGTCGGCATCGGCGGCTCCTGGGAGGGCCGCGTCGACGGCCCGTTCGGGCTGCCCATGCCGCAGATCCTCGACGACGTCCTGCGCGGCGGGAACGGCGGCGAGGACCTGTCCACCGTCGACCTGTCCAGCCTCACCTCCTACGACGCGCGCGCCTGGTGGCTGCTGCCGATCGCGGCCGTCCTGGTCCTCGCCGCCGCCTTCGTGGCCGCCGTGCGCTCCCCGGCGCGCACGCGCCTGTGGCAGCACTCCCTCCACCTCGGGATCGCCTTCGCCCTCACGATGCTCGTCATCACCCCGCTCACCCTCGTCGAGGCACGCTTCGGCCTCTCCATCCTCGGCATCGGCGAGCTGGAGTCCCTCGGCGGCGAGGTCGTGCTCCGCCCGAACGTCTGGCGGACCGTCGGCTTCGCCCTGCTGTGGGGCCTGGTCGCCGGCTTCCTCGGCGCTCTCCTCGCGAGCCCGGTCCGCCGCCGCGGCGAGGCCGACGCCCCGACGAAGCCCTGA
- a CDS encoding universal stress protein yields the protein MSRIVVGVSGSLASLAALRQAAALARRDGAELLAVLAWEPPEGEAAHARTPDRAWARLWADEARARLTRAFEDGLGAVPAGPSVERRIVRDAPADALCRAADRPGDLLVLGTTTGRGRLGGPRRRPVLRAVLARTGRPVLVVPGPVVRRGEARVLRRHARAGVLAPGATRTPTQTIG from the coding sequence GTGAGCAGGATCGTCGTCGGCGTGAGCGGCTCGCTCGCCTCGCTCGCCGCCCTGCGCCAGGCCGCCGCGCTCGCCCGCCGCGACGGCGCCGAACTGCTCGCGGTCCTGGCCTGGGAGCCGCCGGAGGGGGAGGCGGCGCACGCCCGCACCCCTGACCGGGCCTGGGCGCGCCTGTGGGCCGACGAGGCCAGGGCCAGGCTGACGAGGGCCTTCGAGGACGGCCTCGGGGCCGTGCCCGCGGGGCCGTCCGTGGAGCGGCGGATCGTGCGGGACGCTCCGGCGGACGCACTGTGCCGGGCGGCCGACCGCCCCGGGGACCTGCTCGTCCTGGGCACGACCACCGGCCGGGGCAGGCTCGGCGGGCCGCGCCGTCGGCCGGTGCTGCGGGCCGTCCTGGCACGGACCGGGCGGCCCGTCCTCGTGGTGCCCGGACCCGTGGTGCGTCGGGGCGAGGCCCGGGTCCTGCGGCGGCACGCCCGTGCCGGTGTCCTGGCGCCGGGGGCGACCCGGACGCCCACTCAGACGATCGGCTGA